The Phycodurus eques isolate BA_2022a chromosome 8, UOR_Pequ_1.1, whole genome shotgun sequence nucleotide sequence AttctgtattcatttttatactGTTGGATTCCCCCCATAGATACTCGTGTTTGTAACTCTTGAGACCAGTCTTGGTCTcgagaccacattttgaaggtctcGTCTCGGAAACGGGATTTTCTGTCAAGGACGGTCGAGACCAGCACTGATCAGctattcttcaacttcattGAGGGTGGGGACAACGTCAAACTTTAGTCGGTATCTCCAAAGAAAATAACCAGGTAAGCTAACTTTAACTGTTAGTAACACCAGCAAATCGAATTTTGTCTTTCGTCAATGAATATTAAAGGAAAAACGGTTTAATTCCACCTTATTTTGGCATTATTATGACGCcccaccgtgcatgttttggtcACACAATGCTGCAATCTTTTAAGTTTCTTAAACGTGACCAAGCTCCTCTTTAaatcttcatttttaaatgcatcgaagtattttttccccaagaatTTAGTaaagaattttttggggggagactTGCATGTTATTCTTTGAAAAAGTTGCAGAGAGTTGTGTTTTTGACTGTCAAAAGTATCTAAAAGAACATTTGCAAAGAGAATGCTCTGTAACTACTCAACCTTGTCGTggtttttaaattagatttttatggTCCTGTCACGATCTCGTTTTATCTCGGTCTTGGTATTGTCTTGGTCTCGGTGAGTTCTGGTCTCGGGCAAGTCTCGGTCTCGGATAGTGTGGTCTCCAGCACTCACACTAATAAATACTACGTTACCTATTGCCATACTGACTCCGATCTAGGAACTACACTTAAATGTTGAATGATATTGCTAAATATCAGTCATCAGAGTAACACAGATGACTTGATAATTAGTCATGTGTTTGACAAAATATGACTACATTCTTTCTTATTTGTCAAGACCATACCTCACCGAGAATGGTGAGCATGTTATGGCTTGTTGTACTGTAAATGCCACATTACTCACCTCCTTCCTTGTGGGTCCAAGGAACAGAAAATGACTGTATTGACTGCATAGTGTCTTCTGAAAAAAAGCCTGGAGAGACAACAcatacattgattttttttttaggttaaagGTGATAGTAAGAATTCTGAGCCAACCGCATGTTGGATTAGTAGGAATACTCACTTCCTCTGGTTGTCAGTGAGTGTGATGCCCTGCGCCGACACCTTAAAGTGGACAACAGTCGAGGCCGATGGAGGATCCATGCTGAGTGTCACCGTGGTAGCTTTCTGCACTGCCTGGTGTCCCGTTAAAGACTCCAATTCCACAGAGCCAAGGTACCACACATTACATGCTACCAAAAAGTAAAagaacatcaaataaataaaaagatagaAGCTGGCGATCATGCCTGAGAGGTTTTTCGAATATTTTGTAAGATCAGGGTACGGCAATTACATCGAGTGCCACGCCAATAGGCTAACCTAGGCTGTGTaccatcattttattttgtatttattttatccaaccccaccctggactggtcaccagccaattgtagTGTACTTATAGagaaacaactattcacactcacaaccacacctacgggcaatttagagtcctcaattaacctaccgtgcatgttttggggatgtgggaggaaaccggagtacccggcgaaaacccacgcaggcacggggagaacatgcaaactccacataggcggggccgggattagaaccccggtcctcagaactgtgacgtagatgtgctaactagtcgtccaccgtgccccctcAAACAACAttataaacataaatacaattaaatagcCACACATAATGACTGTATAATAAACACAAGAAAAACATATATgcagtgtttttaattttgtttcttaaattttttttttgctgcaagtGTGAAGTGTGtgctaaaaaacaattaacTCATATAGGTCCTAAGGACAAATCTCCATCTTCTCTAACATGGACACCAGTTGTCACTTTTGGACATACTGCTCTTTCTCGTGCTTGCTATACTGCTCACACAACAGTACACAAAAATAACCCTTGCATTACTCCCTATGGCAGTGTTTCCTTTAttaagccaaggcacccattttacatcaCAGAAATCCCATGgggcaccaccaaacaaaaatgtcccaaaaagtaAGAAAATGATGATCTTGCCTCAATTTTAATTTACTTCGTGTGAAatttgggcctgtttaattgaatacaaagctGGTTTTCCCGCAgaaagccatgacttattctgctGTATAGGTTGTTTGTACCTTCTtctatctagtggaagagcatttacttgttctgcctgtcactatgcgtcactggcatagatagatgaccaAAGATATTTCCGAATGAATGTGGACAAAttaaagtgaaattggatcatttctagCGGCGCTCTCGATGATCTCAGCACACAAGATCAAAGTAccctggttgagaatcactgcttacTGTATAATGCAGTCAAAACGgagagtgtcaatcaaaactgaccgGCCAGAATATTTGAAACAGATCTTGTACTAGCTCTTAAGTATCAGCTAAACCACGAAACTCGTTAAACCACAATTACAGTCGGTGAGAATCTAAGTAAAACACGTTTAGTTtgggaatttattttatttatttatttatttatttttttggtaccTGCTCCTTGCTTTAGAAGTTCAGCTGCTGAGTTTGTTGCTGTCTTTGCAGGAGAGTCACTCATATCCTCAAACGGGTCTGGCGGGCACAGAAAGACACAAGTCGTCAATGACTAAGAAATAAACGAGTTACGCTCTCTCGCAGATCAATGATGAATGACACTCGGCACAGTTAAAACTTCGGTATTGGTCTTAAATAATGCACATTTGGTGGCAAATGGCCGTGTATGAACATGCTCTATTTAGCTCACTGGGGTTATTGATCATCCAGATAAAGTTGTTCATTGATTCTTCTATGACCGATTTCACATTCCGTTCATGTTCATCCTACCTCTGTTAGGCAGAATGAGTTTGCAGGGCAGAGCCAGAGGTGTGATGGAGTGCTGACACACCAGAGCAGTGAGGCTCCCTGGCAGAAAAATCCAACATAAATCTATGATGAACATTCGACAACAGAACAAGCAGAAAGACCAACAGAAGAAATGTTTCAATAagtcaaaaatttaaaaaaattgttgttttttttaaagtagagcCGCGCCTCATAGCAGAAACCAGTAGGGGGAACCAGTAAGCCACATTAAACTCCTGACATAGAAACCTAAATAGAGTCCGGCAGTGTAAAGTTTGGAACAGTGCTCACTCACCATCAGAGTAAAATTTTGAGGTTAAATTCAATTGAAATTTCATCATTCCTTGTGATTTAAGCGACCCACCCCATATGTCCAAAAAAGTCATTATGTGTAAGGTGCCAAAATTGACAATTAAAATTTGGATTTCTTATTGTCTAATTTATCGTACTATTTTGTACGTATCAGTTCAGTACAATCACTGCAAGTGTAGTGGTTCAGTCCACTGACTTCTCTGCAGCTGACGAGGGTTTAGTTCTCCCTCAGTGacaacgtgagtgtgaatggttttctgtCTCCGTACTGAATGGGCCCtatgactgactggtgaccagtctggGGAGTGGTCTGCCCTTTGTCCAAAGCTGGGATGCCTACAAGCTCCCCGTgactctgaacaggataagtgctatagaaaCTGCATAGATGATGGGaagcaaatgtatgtattaaTAATCAGTGAGTTTTAATTGGCGTTCCAATGATATTCAAAAGACACAGTATGTGATTTCAGGTCATTATTTTTCCGCATGATGAAGGCTTCTCTCATCAGTTTGGTGGCATCTTTCTTTAAATGaccagacaaaatgtttctgtgcACTTCTGAGTTCATTTCGCTGGCTGCCATCAACGTGTTAGATCGATGAAGATTAAAACTAAGTGTTAACATAGAGtacatttaaatattcaatgtaaAAGGACAAACCAGGGCAACAAAATACACTTGACAGTCAcgtgttccagtacttttgctcaCATGAACAATGGGTGGATTCAAACAAAAGTTGTGGATCAGATGCAGATGTAAATAATCGACAGagaaataaaagttgaaatgttgcTCTCATATACATCttttgtcactgatggtgtagtggtgcatgtgtgcgtatgagtgtgtgtgcgtgcgtgttgctATAACCTCACACCACAAACCTGAGGTAGGGTCCACTGCATTGGTTCAAAtaccgcacacacacaaaaaaaatgtttttattggcgCTAACtcttttaatgtttcattgtataCCTTTTGGGACCATTTGGGATTTCTTAGTTATAGTCGCCAGTCAATGTCTGATAACAGCTGGGGGTTTCTCACCAAAGAATGGCTCATCGGGGCAGCCTTTAAGACGGACTCCTTTCTGTGTACACTCGATCAGGAAATGTCTCACCAGCTCATTGGACGGAACTCCGactgtaaagacaaaaaaaaaaaaaaaagttcctattacatatttacattcatTCACAGATAAGGCCTTGACAAATACCGTTTCAAGCATCTTCCAGAATCCAGACAATCAGCAACTTTAAGTGAAACCCAATTCAACTTTCATCAAACTTACAAGACTTTGCATTTAttatgcacatactgtacatcacgaTCCCCCTTGATTAATACTGTTACAGATAGTACATTAACCAAGGCAACTGTGTATACTCAGAAGACCAAATCCAGAAAAATTGACGACTATATagcattgttttcattttgaaccTACCTTTTTTACTCTGATGCAGCACAGATGGAGGGGGAGTGGCCACTTTCATAGCCAGTCCATAAGCCCCGCGAAATGAATGGCTGTCTCTGACAATAAAAGAGCCTGGTTCTTTATCCTTTAACACTGAAATAGCTAGCAGGAGGTCAACCGAACAGGGCCAGAAAGATAAAGCAGTGGTTAGAATGGTAAGGTCCATGCTGCACATGGTAGAACACTTTGTATCAGGACCTACTATCGGTTCGGATGTGACTGTGAAAAGACCAATATTTACCTTGATCTCTGGAAATGTCAGGCTTGTACCAGAACTTGGAAGTGTCCTGAACAAACTTCACAGTGTCCTGCTTACTGCCAAACTCTAAAACAAAATAGAAGTGAAACAAAAGGGTCACTAAACCCAAACAACAAAAGGAGATGCTGTTTCATGTGGTGGCAGTCAGCATGGCAACAATATACTTTTGCTCTGTTCtttctggaaaaaaacacacttgcAATATTCTCATCAGTCACTAATGATGCAATTCAACCAATCTTATCATTTACAAAAATCCATAAATTGACATCATTATGGATGGTGTCTAGTCTGTAGGTGTGGAGACAATGTTAGGTTTCagcatgtttgttgttgttgttggaagaAATAATCACTTGTGTATTATAGCTGAAATATAAAACGCATCCatgaaaacatactgccaaagtAGGCACCCTAGATTGTATATGTACCTGCTCCAGGTGATGTGCTCCCACTTAAATCTTTGAAAGGGTCAGGGGTCAGTGATGAGAAAGAAAGGCTGAGACTGCTTTCGCTGTGAGGACTGGAAAACCCACTCAAACAAGGCAAGCAGGagccaaggtccccaccttcaCCCGCTCTCCTCTTTTCAGGCAACAGTGGCGGGAGGTCACCATCTCCACCAAGGTTCAGGTCCCTGAGGTCCCCCATTGCCTCCAGCAGGCTGTGCTCTAGGTTGCCATTTACCGTCAATAAGGAGGGCAAGTCTGTGCTATCTGTCTCCATGTGGATCCCTGGAGGCACACCAGGAGGCCCCCAAGGTGAACTGTGGGCATCATTAGGAGTGCTGCGCTTGATAGGAGTTGAGGGCTGTGAGGAGTTCAAAGTTGGCTGCTGCCACACAGGAGGCGGCGTGCAGCTGCACAGGAGATAGAGGAACGACTGGAATTAGAGGAAACCTTTAAAACAACCAGTACAGTTACAATCAGCACTTTAGCCTTTGAGCATTACTGTACAAGTTCAGCTCAAACCCCTGATCCAATTATCAATGCTTTAAGACTaatgtctttgatgttttggGGATACAAATATGTTTCTTGGTAGGCAGGATTTTCATACTATTTACATATTAACGTAcacaaaatcataataataacctAAATCTACAAAACTTTCAAGAGTGGTGGGACGGACTAAGAAAGATGGTGTGGACCCAGGATTTGAAGATTACAGGATTTTAATGACAATGCAGGCTTTTAAAAGAGATTGTGCTTGTCAACAGTATAAGGATATATTGGTTTAGCCTTGGTGAAGAGCTGTGCTGTACTGCACAAATGCACAAAGAGGAGAGATTCGCTCCTATGTATAtactacccatccatccattttccatagcgcttatCTTCTCTAGGGTCCTGGCCACACAagccaggccggatttgaacctgtgtcctcagaactgtgagtgctaaccagtcgtccacaatGCCGCCttgtatgtattatttgtttgattaagaagaaaaaaactatatatatatatatatatatatatatatatatacacgtgtgtctGATATGTGCATACCTGTCTCTGTGTGGGAGGGGGCTGCTTGATGACACAGAACACATGGAACCAAATACCCGAGGACAGGAAGCAGTGCTCACAGACACGTCTGATCTGAACAGCTCTCCATCAATAGAGCTACCAGTATGGTTTGCACTATCGAGGAAACCCCGGGACtctagaaaaaaacagaaagataGCCAgggtctttttttgggggggggggggggatctgatACTGAAGTACTAACTGGATGTAACTACAATACTGTAGAATTGCAGAGGATGTGTCACTGTTGTGTGAACTAAAGCTACTTCATAATCCGACTTTATTAACAGCAGCAGATATCGTACGGTTATATTATTCCACTGCAACTAATCAATTCAGCACCTACATAAAATATCTAAAACTAAAACAGAAGTTcaatagtaaaaaataaataaaaatacacatattCTGGGTTacattacatatactgtactttctATGACATAATACAAGCGATGCAGAAAAGTGCCATTTAGGCTCAAAACATCCCAACATCTTGACATTCAAACAATGTGTGTCATGCAGAAGACATGAACGCATGCCTCCTCAGGCCACAAGCAAGCCTGAAGTACCATGAGTCACTGCAGAGAGAGTCAAAGGGCTCCTTGTTCAGACAcactcaaccccccccccccgccccaaaccACCACACCCACCAATCGTCCCCCGCCACTCTTTTTAGTCAAGGAATCTGAGATGGAGGAATTTGGTTTTGAGACCAGCCTTGTCTCAACTAACTTGAGAGCGACCAGCGACAATACATCGCCTTGAGTCGATTGGGCCTTTAATGGATTCCTCTCAAAGAGGAATCCATTAAAGGAGATTTCAAAGGTGCATCTTGTAAACCCGTCGCCGACTGTTTTCGGCGATTTTGGTCGCGACATTCTTTGGCGGAGTGTAACGGCGCTTGTTGGATGCACTTTCAACCAGCAGATTGTTTACAACAGCCCCGTTTTTATTGAGCGGAGAACATCAGCGCTATTAGACTATGTTCACACAAGTCACATTTTCTTGCACAATGTGACatgttactgatttttttttcatgtcaatgtgaacagtatcCGATGCGAGTGCAGTATGGACATGCAAGCCATGTCATGTTCTTGTTTGTCCCTGATGGTACTGCTGGTTTCTGCATTTCCCCAGTCCTCATTATGACCATTGGTGGGCGGAGCCTATGGCACCACACCTGCTGCCCATTGTCATCAGCTGAGTACTTAGGATCTGAGGAAGCTGCAGGAAGGAGTTGGGTGAATGCTCACTACTCATTGCTTGCCATCACTGCGTTGATGTTCCTCGTTCAAGTATTTCTAGTCAGTAGTAGTTTTTGTGCCGGTGCACTTGCCGTTTTGTTCGACCCTTTGTTGAACGCAAGTGcatcttttttccttttgtgtttttttggggggttttatgGCTAGTATAGGGTAAATTCCGGAGTTTTGATTGTGGTTTGTAGTATTTAGTACTGTGGTTACACCACCACTTTGTGTTTATACTGTAGTTATTCTCGTGTACAAAGTCGTGTTGACCTTATGTCctcttctatttttgttttatgaagatGCAAActaataaatataagaaaatactGGCTTCGGTTGCACAAACttcttgaaattgccacaaatgcgtcCTGACGAGACCTATGTGTGGGGCCATATTTATTTTCGTAAACACGGCGCCTTCAGTTTGTGTGCATATGCAATGTGACAtcttgttttgtgtgcatgtgtgtgacgtCAAGGACTCATTCTGTCCATGGTAGAAGTCTcatttgttcttgtaatatgaACCACTACGTGTAAAGACCAACAATtcgaattgggcatcatgccctgcagtgtgaatgtaGCTTTAGACTTTCGTTGCTTGTCTGCGATGCTAAAACTGCTCGGAGCTACAAACCGCAAGGAGATTGAACAAGCTAGTCAAAAACTGCACAGCCACCTTTCctaaatgcttccatacctccacaggaatgtcatcaggaccaactggctttccatttttcatcctcttcagTGTCTTTCTGACTTGCCCCTTACCAaccattgctacttcctggtccacaaCAAtcacctcttctactcttcgttctctctcattttcctcattcatcaattcTCAAAGCATCCGTTCCATCTATCCAACACACTACTTagaccagtcaacacatttccatatgTATCCTTAATAATCCTatcctgctgcacatccttgtCATCTCTATCACTTTGCCTGGCCAACCTGTACAGATCCTTTTGTCACTAGTCATTATACACATCGTTTGGCCTGAACCGCCTGTACCTTACGtcacatcttgctgtatttttctctcatttcctCAGTGTGTTACTTCTTCTTAGCAAAACCTGTATGCGACCCTGCACTTcctggttccaccaccaagtctgcTTCtgccctttcctaccagaagacacACCGAGTACTCAGCTTGCCTGTCTCTTGGATCACcttcactgcaaaaactcaaaatcttacaaAGAATATCTGTCTTATTTCTCATCACAACTAATTCAAATAAGAGGCCTCACAtaaaaagtaacttgttttttgaccattttcaattgtttcaagcaaacaaaattgccagtggagtaaaaaaaaaaaaaaaaaagactctacTGGCATTTTTTTCGACTTATTTCAAGTCACAATTAGTTTGAATGTAGTGAAGATTGTCCTTAAAAATACTTGTATAGGTGACAAatcttattttaagtgtaatcagGTGAGTTTTGAGacttttgactagaaataaaacaaatagtcATGGCAAGAGTAGGTGTGGgagtagtggtccagtcttccaGAAACTCCTCCTccccaccgagagcctgtctcacctcttctgtAAAAGCCTCACAACAATCTTCCTTTCTTCCAGCTTCCAGTTCATGGTTTTCTGCTCTGATTttctcttcttcatcttcctcacGACCAGAGTCATCTAACATACCACCATCTTATGATGTCGAGTTACACTCTCCCCAACCATTACCTTAGTCACCAATCTCATTCAGGTGACATCGTctacctgtgtgcttctacttccactcttgtaggtcactccTTACCCCTTCTgcaagaaagtgttcactacaggcATCCTTTTGGCAAAGTCGACCGTCATTTGTCCCTCTCTGTTCTTTTCCTCAATGCAAGAACATGCCCTTCACTTCGTTTTCACCCATGTTGTCTCACCAACATGTGAATTAAAAGCTGCCCAAATCCCTATTCCCGCATCACTATTCACTATTGCCTGGGATACTCTTAACTACATCATTTACCCTACAggtatcaaactcaaggcccgggggccagatccggccagccacatcattttatgtggcccgcgaaagcaaataatttgcgtcaacttccatgattcttgctcaaatttgTACCAAAATTTGGTTtcgtcatatgtaataaataataaatttgaGACATTACAAGCAttgttttgttaccaaaccactTTTTACAGTCGCTTGAAGAATAGTTGAGAAAACGATTATCCTTGACtaatgatttcaaaactagttatccattaatttgttgtgtGAATGTAATATTATGATGAGGCAATGAACCatgtatatggtttcacagtcataacagccctctgaggaaaatcCTACCGACAATctggcccgagacaaaaatgtttGACCCCCATGATTTACCGCTTCCAGGATGTTTCTCTTCTATGTAGTTCGCATCCAACTCACGAATAACATCAAACATAACACCCCACTTGATTTCAAgcttcagcctcatcactcaatctgatactttTTCAGCCCCAGGACATTCATAAACTCTTCCTTTAggataaccccaactccatttctctttccatctTCACCATGGTAAAACAATTTGAACGCTGCTCCTAAGCTTCTAGTCCTACTGCATTTCCAACTGGTCTCCGGGACACACAGTGTATCTACGTACCTTTCtcataatcatcatgtcaataaACTCCCTAGCTTATCCTGTGATAGTCCCAAAATTCAATGTCCCTACTTTCAGTTTTAGGCTACGCACTTTCCTTTTGTCTTTCTGACTAGGCCCATGCTTTCCTCCTCTCTTTCGTATTCGACCCAGAGTAGCTGAATTTTTACCAGTGCCCTGTAGGTTAATGGCGCTGATGGCGGTCGTTGTTGTAACCCAGGTCGATG carries:
- the tns3.2 gene encoding si:ch211-191a24.3 isoform X2 — its product is MTELATRERTKEGVSKDESFLGQTMTGECSSSERETDILEDEDDVAAPFSDTPCSSNSCTLSTENLPEGSILSHADFTNGWIQQQTEAKNNLVSNGEYSSGKWNEKPSPSVAPYTPTRGHCNRLEAQRGGLEEANPCSVSQNSDILDTMQSIHFTNASSCQEAELASLSIEIDDSIEQLNQLVLDLDPTFVPVSTGCAPLSRSTTFKSSGLKDKRNTHLTGWKRKKQISDVTDHTRLWTLNTGLHGLVSGGEGPQWLRDYLVSTPSHFSSQHNCKQNCADYSDQSDSLESVPPTPAFPVSPTTPYVEHFSEFSHIRSGDQWAQHSWRQESRGFLDSANHTGSSIDGELFRSDVSVSTASCPRVFGSMCSVSSSSPLPHRDSCTPPPVWQQPTLNSSQPSTPIKRSTPNDAHSSPWGPPGVPPGIHMETDSTDLPSLLTVNGNLEHSLLEAMGDLRDLNLGGDGDLPPLLPEKRRAGEGGDLGSCLPCLSGFSSPHSESSLSLSFSSLTPDPFKDLSGSTSPGAEFGSKQDTVKFVQDTSKFWYKPDISRDQAISVLKDKEPGSFIVRDSHSFRGAYGLAMKVATPPPSVLHQSKKVGVPSNELVRHFLIECTQKGVRLKGCPDEPFFGSLTALVCQHSITPLALPCKLILPNRDPFEDMSDSPAKTATNSAAELLKQGAACNVWYLGSVELESLTGHQAVQKATTVTLSMDPPSASTVVHFKVSAQGITLTDNQRKLFFRRHYAVNTVIFCSLDPQGRRWTRGSGSTAKIFGFVARKSQSETENICHLFAEHDPEQPASAIVNFVAKVMIGSHKK
- the tns3.2 gene encoding si:ch211-191a24.3 isoform X1, whose translation is MTELATRERTKEGVSKDESFLGQTMTGECSSSERETDILEDEDDVAAPFSDTPCSSNSCTLSTENLPEGSILSHADFTNGWIQQQTEAKNNLVSNGEYSSGKWNEKPSPSVAPYTPTRGHCNRLEAQRGGLEEANPCSVSQNSDILDTMQSIHFTNASSCQEAELASLSIEIDDSIEQLNQLVLDLDPTFVPVSTGCAPLSRSTTFKSSGLKDKRNTHLTGWKRKKQISDVTDHTRLWTLNTGLHGLVSGGEGPQWLRDYLVSTPSHFSSQHNCKQNCADYSDQSDSLESVPPTPAFPVSPTTPYVEHFSEFSHIRSGDQWAQHSWRQESRGFLDSANHTGSSIDGELFRSDVSVSTASCPRVFGSMCSVSSSSPLPHRDSCTPPPVWQQPTLNSSQPSTPIKRSTPNDAHSSPWGPPGVPPGIHMETDSTDLPSLLTVNGNLEHSLLEAMGDLRDLNLGGDGDLPPLLPEKRRAGEGGDLGSCLPCLSGFSSPHSESSLSLSFSSLTPDPFKDLSGSTSPGAEFGSKQDTVKFVQDTSKFWYKPDISRDQAISVLKDKEPGSFIVRDSHSFRGAYGLAMKVATPPPSVLHQSKKVGVPSNELVRHFLIECTQKGVRLKGCPDEPFFDLCWIFLPGSLTALVCQHSITPLALPCKLILPNRDPFEDMSDSPAKTATNSAAELLKQGAACNVWYLGSVELESLTGHQAVQKATTVTLSMDPPSASTVVHFKVSAQGITLTDNQRKLFFRRHYAVNTVIFCSLDPQGRRWTRGSGSTAKIFGFVARKSQSETENICHLFAEHDPEQPASAIVNFVAKVMIGSHKK